From a region of the Wolbachia endosymbiont (group B) of Gerris lacustris genome:
- a CDS encoding neuraminidase-like domain-containing protein, with protein sequence MTTTNTNADSNIVEDILKTKDGYNECDHCQSVLSPAAYFVKLVETIEKYIPGHKLKERRPDLFELPLDCNSTNKTKLYLEIANEIMGKNLDRKLGGNALQKLATAKYPFNLPANFALVSIRAYLEKQGITLADLYKVLKPEADNVAESLGLSPEEYDLITSTNSNLSEVYGTSESELKNVEKFIAQTNIDSDKLERLIDCYNRIDPANKLSINSGNIDNIDQALGFLHRFIRLANKLGWSFDELSGVLIAVDNRKIKEIDANSLKEISRIKNLQEKFKKPLSEVCKLYQDASISIEASKNKEDASNAAESLFFLQGVKESDLKKIYGIEEPSEPFKEENFDEFIARTGVKRQEVEWLLDNYKSTTHSKKAKKQEKISVKEQKFLHNFTQLAGQLKLLFGKLNALIAVLPSEFKLKDLVTNTDNSTILKKIWNISDNELISLVNYNDEVSDKIGKSLISEVHKQILLARLMNISTAEIVQILLQLNITDLNLDNIERIFELNNWLNNNSITIEQLNTLINSSALSHQHVKEINEIEEEIEKNQELEIRKRLDSLVSHAELTGEWKIQIEKILEESEIKKLKNREKLDALMNNSTLSVDCKTKIKGILEELKSKEKLDSLINDSTLSEEYKIKEIIEKTGNKKLTSKERLDALINDSTLSEKCKTRISEVIEERENLHNEIRKHFNISSDVLAAAHQFTEKQPTNLQLLRLESPNKNIVHDVGIIGNKAIFLGESKVRNKSSVEHSISEPRENVAVATIGKKTIFFGGKKSENEYSRKIDIYDEDTGGWSTEAASEARDSAAVVVIGGKAIFLGGNKDNRRCSSQIDVYDDGVWEKHTASGARSNASVAVVGEKAIFFGGKINKTRSSAIDIYNNGEWVNRTDTASEARSNASVAIIDTKVIFFGGSKGDNQCSSKVDIYDSKAEKWTMHTVSEARENASVAVVDGKAIFFGGKVGQTRSNKIDIYDAKTEKWVEVRDTVSEARDMTSVAVVNKQAIFFGGDKGNEQFSSQVDIYDSIANSWTAHTVSEVRENVSVAVVDAKAIFFTRKKDNRATGQVYIYDSISKNWVVHVAVDNEIPDGLLAEITSSTRYCGKIDIYDNTAKAWKAVDVYKPDECTSISVRNNKATLVFKNAKGDTYERVYSIGLSVTYDAAIEELLNNTAVFTTLKMDAEDIDHITNHADAYKLKATWTEDQIKTLENYKTLQDEFSGNELTLSQYVEWLRDSYDESKVTEKIAQLTNLDKKLLNQIKEINAFKKCFSKENHPIDSLLKIKSFTDMSEQTGIAGEILLELKDLHNLPASTGWDQYNSAAKRLQESLSYVEGVKEHLEDQKRNILAGYMLHTYPEIKNKNMRGLYAFLLIDVEMSDCSKISLLKAGLNSLQLYIHRCMLGLEEGVTVNSKLTEEMWDLLDNYREWEATKKVALYPENYLNPTLRKSATAEYKELQNTLMQGNLTDEEAANAYIKYFEDFAQLVNLEIVDMYFAKEKEKLYVIGRTQAEPYIYYYRVADFKSDQAQNWLPWEKIDTKMPVSIARIIYAFGKVFIFWLQRIKKEKQVENRSIDDSTLIVNYIFKKVDGSWSAQQQLSGEIKREYEYERKMIEYLSKIDEHKNHIKNRAAGDSANLFYKNEIERYKKLIRGEFYGKLKVRLNEEQEVLIRSMEQEFENSEFVLTKYLRLKGESTYSFTDSEYLIHKSKNLNEAKSSIENSYKIRKEQYDEKIKAEKEEIETKIEMKDRKINDFCKEKEKLENNRNEQEGERKIKEKQKNDLQSIIDSIMERKRKGDDLQRKVENLKKRLDDLQQEKSIQDNLPKVSVEKGKLQEAINSLELRLRKSKEIVESKLGVLTQLTSLEIEATNLTDEIGKLAKEKNIVTLEGEKDELEKNGTIAQLENKIGGLNEEIGGLNEEIGGLNEKIHTKIEKIAEFKKEKTDLEKKIKNEYNQDILTKKKDEYFGKLDVQKTQDIELVTGLFNQKDNTNISLEEPIVVNFIDKSYKEAYVGGSEVILTFGQKVNTADKHGNTPLHQKVKLGRLNEVKNLIDSGAIILKNKAGKTPSDLAHDKENIKQLLETAKYFNESFDKFYGVYLWEIFFHIPTLVAYLFNQEQKFAEARKWYQYIFNPLKKSCDAWQFVPFKAKCGNPYDNEKCDSGKLIDLLDPYKEADKKKISYEKYVIISYVDNLIDWGDMLFSQNSWEGINQATMLYIRAWDLLGEKPKKKGKHAIECPKDIDQLLGNKNNMCKIEAAIPANTNQQNIVASSRTTRALDTTMYCSYFCTPENKDFIALWDRIEDRLYKIRHCLDIKGKRLELPLFQPPIDPRQLISTAVGGSIIRLPKIAQVPHYRFKYMITYAKSIADTVTQIGSELLSALEKKDAEALSLLYNKQEAAMANLMTAIKEKAIEALKEEAKALNVSLSSAKDRKSHYEKLINDGLSAAEIAAIVAAVASTTFLTLSNYATLIAGALSLIPNIFGLACGGSKPEGVAKATAESMILTSNTLSNISQNVSTSASYERRAQDWDLQKIMATHDVEQISHQIEANRINQANATQDLRAHKESIKQIREKEEFFRSKFTNQELYSWMKGELKSLYIKTYRLALEVARQAEWTYQYEIDNGKAFIQPGHWNSLKEGLLSGQKLKFELEQLDKEYHDTNERRLEITKVISLKSLDPIALHELKTKGSCKFSFTEKLFDLDFPGHYARKIKDIKITVPAVVGPYENVHASLQQTSNQVVLKSDGAINAIKYLVNPSEEEQPETDLLRVNWKPNQEIAISKADQDSGLFELSFGDERYLPFEGTGAVSTWELSLPQATNRFDISTISDVIIHLDYTALNGGEVLSRQVKNLDQIKYYQGTLVVNLSAVYPEEWGKFKQAKGQFSELKFKLFPEIFPIHVKDPEVDLNDGNNICIIPTTPDADKITIKLDNYNWERNSKKIVNPSLTIGTDWNIQVNNADISKLEEIIIMVPYKATINW encoded by the coding sequence ATGACAACCACAAATACTAATGCAGATAGCAACATAGTTGAAGATATATTAAAAACTAAAGATGGTTACAACGAATGTGATCACTGCCAGTCAGTCTTAAGTCCAGCAGCTTACTTTGTTAAGCTAGTTGAGACTATTGAAAAGTATATTCCAGGGCATAAGCTTAAAGAACGTCGTCCTGACTTATTTGAGCTTCCACTAGATTGTAATAGCACTAACAAAACAAAGTTATACCTAGAGATTGCTAATGAGATAATGGGGAAGAATCTAGATAGGAAACTAGGTGGCAATGCTCTACAGAAGTTAGCAACAGCTAAATATCCATTTAATCTGCCTGCTAATTTTGCTTTAGTTAGCATACGCGCTTATCTCGAAAAACAAGGCATTACTTTAGCTGATCTATATAAGGTGCTAAAACCAGAAGCTGATAACGTTGCAGAATCTTTAGGCCTTTCTCCAGAAGAATATGATCTTATCACTTCTACAAATTCTAACTTAAGCGAAGTTTATGGTACAAGTGAAAGTGAACTTAAAAACGTTGAGAAGTTCATTGCTCAAACTAATATAGACTCTGATAAATTAGAGCGGCTAATTGACTGCTATAACAGAATTGATCCTGCCAATAAGCTAAGTATCAATTCTGGTAATATAGATAACATTGATCAGGCATTAGGCTTTCTACATCGCTTTATTCGCCTTGCAAATAAACTTGGCTGGTCATTTGACGAGCTGAGTGGCGTACTGATTGCTGTTGATAATAGAAAAATAAAAGAAATCGATGCAAATTCTTTAAAGGAGATAAGCAGAATAAAAAACTTACAGGAAAAATTTAAGAAGCCTTTGAGTGAGGTATGTAAACTGTACCAAGATGCCTCTATATCAATAGAAGCCAGTAAAAATAAAGAAGATGCTAGTAATGCAGCAGAATCTCTATTCTTTTTACAAGGAGTAAAAGAATCAGACTTAAAGAAAATTTATGGTATAGAGGAACCTTCTGAACCATTTAAAGAAGAAAATTTTGATGAATTCATTGCAAGAACTGGAGTCAAACGTCAGGAAGTGGAATGGCTGCTTGATAACTATAAATCTACTACTCATAGCAAGAAAGCCAAGAAACAAGAAAAAATTAGTGTTAAAGAGCAAAAGTTTCTACACAACTTTACTCAGCTTGCTGGGCAACTAAAATTGTTATTTGGTAAGTTAAACGCGCTAATTGCAGTGTTACCAAGTGAATTTAAGCTTAAGGATTTAGTTACAAACACAGATAATAGTACTATACTAAAGAAAATTTGGAATATTAGTGATAACGAGCTCATTTCTTTGGTCAACTATAACGATGAAGTTTCTGACAAAATTGGAAAATCATTAATCTCAGAAGTACATAAGCAAATCCTGCTAGCAAGGTTGATGAATATATCAACAGCAGAAATAGTACAAATTTTACTGCAGCTAAACATCACTGATCTAAATCTAGATAATATAGAGCGTATTTTTGAATTAAATAATTGGCTAAATAACAATTCTATTACCATTGAGCAATTAAACACATTGATCAACTCTTCTGCACTTTCTCACCAGCATGTAAAGGAGATAAATGAGATAGAGGAAGAAATAGAAAAGAATCAAGAATTAGAAATCAGAAAAAGGCTAGACTCGTTAGTGAGTCACGCTGAGCTTACTGGCGAGTGGAAAATACAAATAGAAAAAATACTGGAAGAATCAGAAATCAAAAAATTAAAAAACAGAGAGAAATTAGATGCGTTGATGAATAATTCTACACTTTCTGTGGATTGCAAAACGAAAATAAAAGGTATATTGGAAGAATTAAAAAGCAAAGAAAAATTAGATTCGCTAATTAATGACTCTACACTTTCTGAAGAATATAAAATAAAAGAAATAATAGAAAAAACGGGAAACAAAAAACTAACAAGCAAGGAAAGGTTGGATGCATTAATCAATGATTCTACACTTTCTGAAAAATGCAAAACAAGAATAAGTGAGGTAATAGAAGAACGAGAGAATCTTCATAATGAAATACGTAAACATTTTAACATAAGCTCTGACGTATTAGCCGCAGCTCATCAATTTACAGAAAAGCAGCCAACAAATTTGCAGTTATTAAGACTTGAGTCTCCAAATAAAAATATTGTTCATGATGTAGGTATAATTGGCAATAAGGCTATTTTTCTTGGAGAAAGTAAAGTACGTAATAAAAGTTCTGTAGAGCATTCAATTAGTGAACCACGAGAGAACGTAGCAGTGGCAACAATTGGTAAAAAGACTATTTTCTTTGGTGGCAAGAAAAGTGAAAATGAATACTCACGAAAAATAGACATTTATGATGAAGATACTGGAGGCTGGTCAACTGAAGCAGCTAGTGAGGCACGTGATAGTGCTGCAGTGGTTGTTATTGGCGGCAAAGCTATTTTCCTTGGTGGAAATAAAGATAATAGAAGATGTTCATCACAAATAGACGTCTATGATGATGGCGTGTGGGAAAAACATACAGCGAGTGGAGCTCGCTCAAATGCTTCGGTTGCTGTAGTTGGTGAAAAAGCCATTTTCTTTGGTGGTAAAATTAATAAAACAAGATCAAGTGCGATAGATATATATAATAATGGAGAATGGGTAAATCGCACAGATACAGCTAGTGAAGCACGATCAAACGCATCAGTAGCTATAATTGATACGAAAGTTATTTTCTTTGGTGGTAGTAAAGGTGATAACCAGTGTTCTTCAAAGGTTGATATCTATGATAGTAAAGCTGAAAAATGGACAATGCATACAGTTAGTGAAGCTCGTGAAAATGCATCAGTAGCTGTGGTTGATGGCAAAGCTATTTTCTTTGGTGGTAAAGTAGGTCAAACAAGGTCCAATAAAATAGACATTTATGATGCTAAAACTGAAAAGTGGGTAGAAGTGCGCGATACAGTAAGTGAAGCACGTGATATGACATCAGTTGCTGTAGTTAATAAACAGGCTATTTTCTTTGGTGGCGATAAGGGTAATGAACAGTTCTCTTCACAAGTAGATATTTATGACAGTATTGCTAATAGTTGGACAGCGCATACAGTTAGTGAAGTTCGTGAAAATGTATCAGTAGCTGTAGTTGATGCAAAGGCTATATTTTTTACAAGGAAGAAGGATAATAGAGCTACCGGTCAAGTATATATTTATGATTCTATAAGTAAAAATTGGGTAGTGCATGTAGCTGTAGATAATGAAATACCTGATGGATTGCTTGCAGAAATCACAAGTAGCACAAGATATTGTGGAAAAATAGATATTTATGACAACACGGCTAAAGCTTGGAAAGCTGTCGATGTTTACAAACCTGATGAGTGTACTTCCATAAGTGTTCGAAATAATAAAGCAACTCTAGTTTTCAAGAATGCAAAAGGTGATACATACGAACGGGTATACTCGATAGGTTTATCTGTAACGTATGACGCAGCAATCGAAGAGCTTTTAAATAATACAGCTGTATTTACAACGCTCAAGATGGATGCAGAAGATATAGATCATATTACAAATCATGCAGATGCCTATAAGCTAAAAGCAACGTGGACAGAAGATCAGATTAAGACTCTTGAAAATTACAAAACACTTCAGGATGAGTTTTCAGGTAACGAACTTACTCTTTCACAATATGTAGAATGGCTACGTGACAGTTATGATGAAAGCAAAGTTACAGAAAAAATAGCACAGCTTACTAATTTGGATAAAAAGTTACTAAATCAAATCAAAGAAATTAATGCTTTTAAAAAGTGTTTCAGTAAAGAGAATCATCCTATAGATTCTTTGCTAAAAATTAAGTCTTTTACGGACATGTCAGAGCAAACAGGAATAGCTGGTGAGATTTTGTTGGAACTAAAAGACTTGCATAATTTACCAGCATCTACTGGATGGGATCAGTACAATAGCGCTGCAAAAAGACTACAGGAATCGCTAAGCTATGTAGAAGGAGTAAAAGAGCACCTAGAAGATCAAAAGCGTAATATTCTAGCAGGCTACATGTTACATACATATCCTGAAATCAAAAACAAGAATATGCGAGGTTTGTATGCATTTCTTTTGATTGATGTTGAAATGAGCGATTGCTCAAAAATCTCTCTGCTTAAGGCAGGGCTAAATAGTCTTCAGCTATATATTCACCGTTGTATGTTAGGGCTAGAAGAAGGAGTAACAGTCAACTCTAAATTAACTGAAGAAATGTGGGATTTGTTGGATAATTATAGAGAATGGGAAGCAACTAAAAAGGTTGCTTTATACCCTGAAAATTATCTAAACCCTACGCTACGTAAATCTGCAACTGCAGAGTATAAGGAATTACAAAATACTTTGATGCAAGGTAATCTCACAGATGAAGAGGCAGCTAACGCATATATTAAGTACTTTGAAGATTTTGCACAGCTTGTAAACCTAGAAATAGTTGATATGTATTTTGCAAAAGAAAAGGAAAAGTTGTATGTAATAGGTCGGACTCAGGCAGAACCTTATATTTACTATTATCGCGTTGCTGATTTTAAAAGTGATCAGGCACAAAATTGGCTGCCTTGGGAAAAAATTGATACAAAAATGCCAGTTAGTATAGCAAGGATAATCTACGCATTTGGTAAAGTATTTATTTTTTGGTTACAAAGAATTAAAAAGGAAAAACAAGTTGAGAACAGATCAATAGATGACTCTACTTTAATTGTGAATTATATATTTAAGAAAGTGGATGGCAGCTGGTCAGCTCAGCAACAACTATCTGGTGAAATTAAGAGAGAATATGAGTACGAGCGTAAAATGATAGAATATCTATCCAAGATAGATGAACACAAAAATCACATAAAAAACAGAGCGGCTGGAGATAGTGCAAATTTATTTTACAAAAACGAGATTGAAAGATATAAAAAATTGATAAGAGGTGAATTTTACGGAAAACTTAAAGTCAGGCTTAATGAGGAACAAGAAGTGTTGATCAGATCTATGGAGCAGGAGTTCGAAAATAGTGAGTTTGTTTTGACAAAATACCTTCGGTTAAAAGGAGAAAGTACCTATTCCTTTACAGATTCGGAATACCTTATTCACAAATCAAAGAATTTGAATGAGGCAAAAAGTAGTATAGAAAACTCATACAAAATAAGAAAAGAACAATACGATGAAAAGATCAAAGCTGAAAAAGAGGAAATAGAAACGAAAATAGAAATGAAAGATCGAAAAATAAACGATTTTTGTAAGGAGAAGGAAAAGCTAGAAAACAATAGAAATGAACAGGAAGGTGAAAGAAAAATAAAAGAAAAGCAGAAAAATGATCTGCAAAGTATAATAGACTCTATAATGGAGAGAAAAAGGAAGGGGGATGATTTACAGAGAAAAGTAGAGAATTTAAAGAAACGGTTGGATGACTTACAGCAAGAGAAGTCAATACAAGATAATTTACCAAAAGTATCAGTAGAGAAAGGAAAGTTACAGGAAGCAATAAATAGCTTAGAACTGAGATTAAGAAAGTCAAAAGAAATTGTGGAGAGTAAATTAGGAGTACTGACACAATTAACAAGTTTAGAGATAGAAGCAACGAATCTAACAGATGAGATAGGTAAATTGGCAAAAGAAAAAAACATAGTGACTTTAGAAGGAGAAAAGGATGAACTAGAAAAAAACGGTACTATAGCTCAACTTGAAAACAAAATAGGTGGATTAAATGAAGAAATAGGTGGATTAAATGAAGAAATAGGTGGATTAAATGAAAAAATACACACAAAAATAGAAAAAATAGCAGAATTTAAGAAAGAAAAAACAGATTTGGAAAAAAAAATAAAGAACGAATACAATCAAGATATCTTAACGAAAAAGAAAGATGAGTATTTCGGAAAGTTAGATGTACAAAAAACACAAGATATAGAATTAGTAACAGGTCTGTTTAATCAAAAAGATAATACTAATATCTCGTTAGAAGAGCCTATAGTTGTTAATTTTATTGATAAATCATATAAAGAAGCTTATGTAGGAGGTTCAGAGGTAATTTTAACATTTGGGCAGAAAGTTAATACGGCTGATAAACATGGCAATACTCCCCTTCACCAAAAAGTAAAGCTTGGTAGATTGAATGAAGTGAAAAATCTTATAGATAGTGGTGCTATTATACTTAAGAATAAGGCAGGAAAAACTCCATCAGATCTAGCACATGATAAGGAAAATATTAAGCAATTGTTAGAAACAGCAAAATATTTTAACGAAAGTTTTGATAAATTTTACGGAGTATATTTATGGGAAATATTCTTCCATATTCCAACACTGGTTGCATATCTATTCAATCAAGAGCAGAAGTTTGCTGAAGCACGTAAGTGGTACCAATATATCTTTAACCCTCTCAAAAAAAGTTGCGATGCATGGCAATTTGTTCCTTTTAAAGCTAAATGCGGAAATCCATATGATAATGAGAAGTGTGATAGTGGAAAGTTAATTGATTTACTTGATCCGTACAAAGAGGCTGACAAGAAAAAGATCTCTTATGAGAAGTATGTGATAATATCGTATGTAGATAACTTGATTGACTGGGGTGATATGCTCTTTTCTCAAAATTCATGGGAAGGAATTAATCAGGCAACAATGCTTTATATTAGAGCTTGGGATCTTCTTGGAGAAAAACCTAAAAAGAAAGGAAAGCACGCTATTGAGTGCCCTAAAGATATAGATCAATTATTAGGTAATAAAAACAATATGTGTAAAATAGAAGCAGCTATTCCAGCAAACACTAATCAACAAAATATAGTGGCTTCTAGCAGAACTACAAGAGCGCTTGATACAACTATGTATTGCAGCTATTTCTGTACTCCAGAAAATAAAGATTTTATTGCCTTGTGGGATAGGATTGAGGATCGTCTTTATAAAATAAGACATTGCTTGGATATCAAAGGTAAACGTTTAGAGCTTCCTCTATTCCAACCACCAATTGATCCAAGACAACTAATAAGTACTGCAGTCGGTGGAAGTATTATAAGGTTACCAAAAATAGCCCAAGTGCCTCATTACCGTTTCAAGTACATGATCACTTATGCTAAATCAATTGCTGATACCGTTACTCAAATTGGCTCAGAACTGCTAAGTGCTTTAGAAAAGAAAGATGCTGAAGCACTTAGTTTACTTTACAACAAACAAGAAGCTGCAATGGCTAACTTAATGACAGCTATTAAGGAAAAAGCCATAGAAGCATTAAAAGAAGAAGCTAAAGCCCTTAATGTAAGCTTAAGCAGTGCAAAGGATCGAAAATCTCACTATGAGAAATTAATTAATGACGGATTATCAGCTGCTGAAATTGCAGCAATAGTTGCAGCTGTTGCTTCTACAACTTTTTTAACTCTTTCAAATTATGCCACGCTAATTGCTGGAGCTTTAAGTCTTATTCCAAATATTTTTGGATTAGCATGTGGTGGTAGTAAACCTGAAGGGGTTGCAAAAGCTACTGCTGAATCAATGATATTAACATCAAACACACTATCTAATATATCACAGAATGTAAGCACATCAGCAAGCTACGAAAGACGGGCACAAGATTGGGATCTGCAAAAAATCATGGCAACTCATGATGTTGAGCAAATTAGCCATCAAATAGAAGCTAATAGAATAAATCAAGCTAATGCTACACAAGACCTTAGAGCCCACAAGGAATCAATCAAGCAAATCAGAGAAAAAGAAGAGTTCTTTAGAAGTAAATTTACTAACCAAGAGTTATATAGCTGGATGAAGGGAGAACTTAAAAGCTTATATATTAAAACTTATAGACTTGCACTAGAAGTTGCAAGGCAAGCTGAATGGACTTATCAGTATGAGATTGATAACGGCAAAGCGTTCATTCAACCAGGGCACTGGAATAGCTTAAAAGAAGGCCTACTTTCAGGACAAAAGTTAAAGTTTGAACTTGAGCAACTTGACAAAGAGTACCATGATACCAATGAAAGAAGGTTAGAAATCACTAAAGTAATCTCACTTAAATCTCTTGATCCTATAGCACTTCATGAGCTTAAAACTAAGGGAAGCTGTAAATTCTCCTTCACGGAAAAATTATTTGACCTTGATTTCCCTGGTCACTATGCTCGTAAGATTAAAGATATAAAGATTACTGTTCCAGCAGTAGTTGGTCCTTATGAAAATGTTCATGCAAGTTTGCAACAAACAAGTAACCAAGTAGTGTTAAAAAGCGATGGTGCAATAAACGCAATTAAATACTTAGTGAACCCAAGTGAAGAAGAACAGCCTGAAACTGATCTTTTAAGAGTTAACTGGAAGCCAAATCAAGAAATTGCTATCTCAAAAGCTGATCAAGATAGTGGGTTATTTGAACTTAGTTTTGGTGATGAACGTTACTTACCATTTGAAGGCACAGGTGCAGTTTCTACCTGGGAATTAAGCCTTCCTCAAGCAACCAATAGGTTTGATATTAGTACTATTTCTGATGTGATAATTCATTTAGACTATACAGCTCTAAATGGAGGTGAGGTTTTAAGTCGTCAAGTAAAAAATCTTGATCAAATAAAGTACTATCAAGGTACATTAGTTGTCAATCTAAGTGCGGTCTACCCGGAAGAATGGGGCAAGTTTAAACAGGCAAAGGGGCAATTCTCTGAGTTAAAGTTCAAGCTATTTCCTGAAATCTTTCCTATTCATGTAAAGGATCCAGAAGTTGATTTAAATGATGGTAACAATATCTGTATCATACCTACAACGCCAGATGCAGATAAAATAACTATAAAATTGGATAACTACAACTGGGAACGTAATTCTAAAAAGATTGTTAATCCTTCACTAACAATTGGCACTGACTGGAATATTCAAGTCAACAATGCAGATATAAGTAAACTTGAGGAAATCATAATTATGGTTCCTTATAAAGCAACGATTAACTGGTAA